In the genome of Myxococcus stipitatus, one region contains:
- a CDS encoding GFA family protein: MKKTYQGSCHCGAVRYEADIDLNQETYKCNCSICTKDRTWVSIIGPEDFRLQAGESALTDYQFHTKQIHHLFCKHCGVHSFGWGEGGELGKFYTVRLNCLDDVDEQELVRAPVTYVNGRDDSKAMPTEVPHR; the protein is encoded by the coding sequence GTGAAGAAGACGTACCAGGGAAGCTGTCACTGCGGGGCGGTTCGGTACGAAGCCGACATCGACCTGAACCAGGAGACCTACAAGTGCAACTGCTCCATCTGCACGAAGGACAGGACCTGGGTCTCCATCATCGGTCCCGAGGACTTCCGCCTCCAGGCGGGTGAGTCCGCGCTCACCGACTACCAGTTCCACACGAAGCAGATTCACCACCTGTTCTGCAAACACTGCGGGGTGCACTCGTTCGGCTGGGGCGAGGGCGGGGAGCTGGGGAAGTTCTACACCGTCCGGCTCAACTGCCTGGATGACGTGGACGAGCAGGAGCTGGTGCGAGCACCCGTCACCTACGTCAACGGCCGGGATGACTCGAAGGCGATGCCCACCGAAGTCCCTCACCGCTGA
- a CDS encoding class I SAM-dependent methyltransferase: MNLYDELADWWPLVSHPSEYEEEASEYRRLLRAAATGPLKTMLELGSGGGNNASHLKRDFQLTLVDPAEGMLKHSRQLNPECEHLSGDMRTVRLGREFDAVFVHDAITYMTTEADLRAALETVAVHLRPGGVALVAPDETTERFEPGATSEGGDEPEVPGRGSRSLRYLMWSLPPKPGSTTFEVHFGMLLKERDGTVRSVHDVHRHGLFSRATWLRLFGEVGLQARLEQRILDGKPYDTFVALNPSRSR, from the coding sequence ATGAATCTCTACGACGAGCTCGCGGACTGGTGGCCCCTGGTGTCCCATCCGAGCGAGTACGAGGAGGAGGCGAGCGAGTATCGCCGCCTGCTGCGCGCCGCCGCGACGGGGCCCCTGAAGACGATGCTGGAGCTGGGCAGCGGTGGTGGCAACAACGCCAGCCACCTCAAGCGCGACTTCCAGCTCACGCTGGTGGACCCCGCGGAGGGGATGCTGAAGCACAGCCGCCAGCTCAATCCCGAGTGTGAGCACCTGTCCGGCGACATGCGGACGGTGCGCCTGGGCCGCGAGTTCGACGCCGTGTTCGTCCATGACGCCATCACCTACATGACGACGGAGGCGGACCTGCGCGCGGCCCTGGAGACGGTGGCCGTCCATCTGCGCCCGGGCGGTGTCGCGCTGGTGGCGCCGGACGAGACGACGGAGCGCTTCGAGCCGGGCGCGACGTCGGAAGGAGGCGACGAGCCGGAGGTCCCCGGGCGGGGCTCGCGCTCCCTGCGCTATCTCATGTGGTCCTTGCCGCCCAAGCCCGGGAGCACGACGTTCGAGGTCCACTTCGGGATGTTGCTGAAGGAGCGCGACGGCACCGTCCGCTCCGTCCACGACGTGCACCGCCACGGGCTCTTCTCGCGCGCCACCTGGCTGCGCCTCTTCGGCGAGGTGGGGCTGCAGGCGCGCCTGGAGCAGCGCATCCTGGACGGCAAGCCCTACGACACCTTCGTCGCCCTCAATCCCTCGCGCTCCCGGTGA